The following are encoded in a window of Jeotgalibacillus aurantiacus genomic DNA:
- a CDS encoding competence protein ComK yields MEYPGAKGDGFMTGSSTLEPYRVTETTLALQYDFSIEHETVAYDQNGVFRSPKSAKDLLNDRCLQAGVLLEGRIASAKVRHGIQHKVPLLVDPYTDILAFPTHSPTSPHNTWLFLKHIVDLMKTDDPKQVKVLFRNYETLTINCSPRTAIKQYERAAKLFYMDVYQQRK; encoded by the coding sequence ATGGAGTATCCGGGTGCAAAAGGAGACGGATTCATGACAGGAAGTTCTACGTTAGAGCCTTATCGCGTAACGGAGACGACTCTTGCTCTGCAGTATGATTTTTCGATTGAGCATGAGACGGTTGCGTATGATCAAAACGGTGTTTTTCGCTCACCAAAATCGGCGAAGGATTTATTGAATGACCGCTGTCTGCAGGCTGGTGTTCTGCTTGAGGGCCGCATTGCTTCTGCAAAAGTACGGCACGGAATTCAGCACAAGGTACCACTGCTTGTTGACCCCTACACCGACATCTTGGCTTTCCCTACTCACTCTCCAACAAGTCCACACAACACCTGGTTATTCCTTAAACACATCGTTGACCTCATGAAAACGGATGATCCAAAGCAGGTAAAAGTATTATTTCGTAATTACGAGACGCTCACCATCAACTGTTCACCGAGAACAGCCATTAAACAATACGAGCGCGCAGCAAAGCTGTTTTACATGGATGTGTATCAGCAGCGGAAATAA
- a CDS encoding InlB B-repeat-containing protein, translating into MNKKKFRVYVMLMSLVLLFVHSFSVPQNVAEAAMEPGTLVGQVSVGREGDLAALQNVLDVSLGGSEPSPEDFCCYAYLKFYAPPSMDYSNAVLRLNISEDPVYNTIINPGGSLTMEIRVGGNDNWVTDQIINSHPDIKPNSASIFKTFNHGVSGPVEINIGSLFTQENIGDDDYITLVLTPQVSSFTPDEYLTFIAGNLNTNTGPVQLTGISPGDTIPPTVSNPAISSSNITSTTASLNWNAASDNVTQAANLEYQLYQSTSNNLDTVQNIETNGTSIGNSEANKLSASLTGLTPNTTYYYNVIVKDAAGNKSIYQAVSFTTKKTWSVTYNGNNADSGSLPVSATVEDGASVLVSGNTGNLAKAGHTFSGWTLNQDGSGTVYQNADQITNIQQNITLYAKWTPLATYSVTYDGNGSTSGSVPADSGAYNQDATVIVATKGSMDKAGYEFTGWNTAANGSGTAYAAGQTFPMPNTDVSLYAQWELIPTYTITYNGNGNEGGTVPAPSSPFPEGESVTLATEGDLQKSGHSFMGWNTASNGSGTDYSSGQTIQMPPANVTLYAIWKSSNADLMDITVNNMHVDDFTADTLSYNQSVVNTVDSAVIDVLLADQDATVTINGQAGNQQTVPLNVGLNTISIVVTAPDLTVKTYTVVIERLSPLYEISYSDNGAVDGSVPASVQNYAGQTVTVSGNTGSLVKTGHDFKGWNTQADGLGTTYEPGDTLIVPNGNLTLYAKWEIKKHTVTFNTNGGTGPVSQIVNDGGVLHGDLTVIKAGHTFAGWYTDQAFTQSFDPGTAIYADTDLYAKWDINTYSVTYVSNEGTFVPAETVDYDQTFSEPTSPVKAGHTFVGWYTDEELTTEYDFDTKVSSNLTLYAKWSINTYVVTYVSNDGTSVTPETVEYDQTYTEPESPVKAGHTFVGWYTDEQLTMEYDFDTEVSSDLTLYAKWMINEYQIIFDFNYDDLTETVTKEYHSILESPDDPLRADYIFGNWFTDQTFETLFDFPTQVTGDLTLYARWDYLVEFDTRVDPEDVQSQSVIPGGKVTKPAHPVRTGHTFVDWYVNENDSEPFDFDEVLTGSVRLIAKWTPNEYQVTFDSKGGSDVLPVNVLFEHTLTQPANPTRSGYQFGGWYTNDTLTSLYAFTTPVTQNLTLYAKWNQNSAPVPGPSPNPEPTPDPSVEEIVVDVTDGSTGGTIVQTPIKRSTNTDGTKSDDVLLTPEKVKEFAEASTNKIARIVIPDANDEVIETNISIPKDSLDNLTQDDISVQIDMNDVTIDIPVSSLSGFTDDLYFRVVPVKEENGKNEIEDRAKQEEMVKETAGAGATIKVLGRPMTIETNLQSRPVTLTLPLPQGISNGQLQSLAVFIEHSDGTKEVIKGAVIDLPDGQKSVQFEVNKFSTFTLLTLELADVPDEGEEPTEPEKPASNPYIKGFEDGTFRPEAAITRQQMAAMLARQLTQSNVPAANVSPFSDLKRAWAVNEIEYVRGAGIMTGHTASEFRPHHSITRAQMAAIATRWIDQKCSGSNTYSLCEASTETYQFTDVPKDHWASEMIEQISQLGIMTGYENGTFQPNAPLTRAQAVKVLNRIFERLPEEGKERKFSDVPEWHWAFDEIMEAAN; encoded by the coding sequence GCCTTCACCAGAAGATTTTTGTTGTTATGCTTACTTGAAATTCTATGCTCCACCGAGTATGGACTACTCTAATGCAGTTTTGAGGTTAAACATTTCTGAAGATCCGGTTTACAATACAATTATAAATCCTGGCGGTTCACTTACTATGGAAATTCGTGTAGGCGGCAATGATAACTGGGTCACTGACCAGATAATAAATTCGCATCCTGATATCAAACCTAATAGTGCAAGTATTTTTAAAACATTTAATCATGGTGTATCAGGTCCTGTTGAAATTAATATAGGATCTTTATTTACACAAGAGAATATTGGAGATGATGATTACATTACATTAGTGCTTACCCCACAGGTATCAAGTTTTACTCCCGATGAATATTTAACATTCATTGCAGGAAATCTCAATACTAATACTGGTCCGGTACAACTAACCGGCATCTCACCAGGAGACACAATACCACCAACTGTATCTAATCCTGCCATTTCATCTTCAAACATCACATCCACCACGGCTTCCCTCAACTGGAACGCAGCGTCGGATAATGTGACACAAGCAGCGAATCTGGAGTACCAGCTTTACCAATCAACATCAAACAACCTGGACACGGTACAAAATATTGAAACAAACGGTACCTCAATTGGCAATTCTGAAGCGAACAAGCTTTCAGCGAGTCTTACCGGGTTAACGCCGAATACAACCTATTACTATAATGTCATTGTAAAAGATGCGGCCGGTAATAAATCAATTTACCAAGCTGTCAGCTTTACAACAAAGAAGACCTGGTCCGTTACCTACAATGGGAATAATGCAGATTCAGGTTCTTTGCCTGTGAGCGCAACGGTTGAAGACGGTGCTTCCGTTTTAGTTTCCGGAAACACAGGGAACCTTGCGAAAGCCGGTCACACATTTTCAGGCTGGACCCTCAATCAGGATGGCAGCGGAACAGTTTATCAGAACGCTGATCAGATTACGAACATTCAGCAAAACATCACCCTTTACGCAAAATGGACGCCGCTTGCAACTTATTCAGTCACTTATGACGGAAATGGTTCAACTTCTGGCAGTGTTCCGGCTGATTCAGGTGCTTATAATCAAGATGCTACAGTCATAGTTGCAACAAAAGGATCAATGGATAAAGCGGGTTATGAGTTTACTGGATGGAACACGGCAGCGAATGGTTCAGGAACTGCATACGCTGCAGGACAAACGTTCCCGATGCCGAATACTGACGTTTCCCTTTACGCACAGTGGGAGCTTATCCCTACCTATACCATTACTTACAATGGGAATGGGAATGAAGGTGGGACTGTGCCTGCGCCTTCAAGCCCTTTCCCTGAAGGGGAGTCTGTCACGCTTGCGACTGAAGGTGACCTGCAAAAGTCAGGCCATTCATTCATGGGCTGGAATACAGCATCAAATGGATCAGGAACTGACTATAGTAGCGGTCAAACTATCCAGATGCCGCCCGCTAATGTGACTTTATATGCTATCTGGAAATCATCCAACGCCGATCTGATGGACATTACGGTGAACAACATGCACGTAGATGATTTCACTGCTGATACGCTTTCTTACAATCAATCCGTAGTCAATACAGTCGACTCGGCGGTAATCGACGTATTGCTTGCTGATCAGGATGCAACGGTAACGATTAATGGTCAGGCTGGAAATCAGCAAACCGTCCCTTTAAATGTTGGACTCAACACAATCAGCATTGTGGTGACTGCGCCTGATTTGACTGTCAAAACGTATACGGTTGTCATAGAGAGGCTTTCACCTTTATATGAGATTAGTTATAGCGATAACGGAGCCGTAGATGGTTCAGTCCCCGCGTCTGTTCAGAATTATGCCGGGCAGACTGTCACCGTTTCAGGGAATACAGGTTCTTTGGTAAAGACGGGACACGATTTCAAAGGCTGGAATACACAGGCTGATGGTTTGGGGACGACGTATGAACCAGGAGATACATTAATTGTTCCAAACGGAAATCTCACGCTTTATGCTAAGTGGGAAATCAAAAAGCACACGGTTACTTTTAACACGAACGGAGGAACCGGACCAGTCTCTCAAATTGTGAATGATGGCGGTGTTCTGCATGGTGACCTTACTGTTATCAAAGCAGGTCATACCTTTGCAGGCTGGTACACAGATCAAGCTTTTACACAATCTTTTGATCCAGGCACAGCTATTTATGCAGATACCGATCTGTATGCAAAATGGGATATTAACACCTATTCAGTTACTTATGTATCAAATGAAGGCACATTTGTCCCGGCTGAAACAGTGGACTATGATCAGACTTTTTCAGAGCCTACCAGTCCTGTAAAAGCAGGTCACACATTTGTCGGCTGGTACACAGATGAGGAGCTGACAACGGAGTACGATTTTGATACGAAAGTGTCGAGTAATTTGACGCTGTATGCGAAGTGGAGTATCAACACTTATGTCGTTACTTACGTGTCAAATGACGGCACATCTGTCACCCCTGAAACAGTTGAATATGATCAGACTTATACGGAACCTGAGAGCCCTGTGAAAGCAGGCCATACGTTTGTTGGCTGGTATACAGATGAACAGCTGACAATGGAGTACGATTTTGATACGGAAGTGTCAAGTGATTTAACCCTATATGCAAAATGGATGATTAATGAATATCAGATCATTTTTGATTTTAATTATGATGACCTGACAGAAACTGTTACAAAAGAGTATCATTCTATTTTGGAGTCTCCTGATGATCCATTACGAGCTGATTATATTTTCGGCAATTGGTTTACTGATCAGACATTTGAAACTCTTTTCGATTTTCCAACCCAGGTAACCGGGGATTTGACATTGTACGCACGATGGGACTATCTCGTGGAATTTGATACGAGAGTTGACCCTGAAGATGTACAAAGTCAATCCGTTATTCCAGGAGGAAAAGTAACGAAACCGGCTCATCCCGTTAGAACAGGTCACACATTTGTGGATTGGTATGTGAATGAAAATGATTCTGAACCATTTGATTTTGATGAAGTTTTAACTGGATCAGTCCGACTGATTGCCAAATGGACGCCGAATGAATACCAGGTTACTTTTGACTCGAAAGGTGGAAGTGATGTTTTACCTGTGAATGTTTTATTCGAACACACGCTGACTCAGCCAGCGAATCCAACCCGCTCAGGCTATCAGTTTGGCGGCTGGTATACGAATGACACGTTAACGTCACTATATGCTTTCACGACACCGGTCACGCAGAACTTGACTCTTTACGCAAAATGGAATCAAAACTCTGCTCCGGTACCTGGCCCATCACCGAACCCGGAACCTACACCTGATCCAAGCGTCGAAGAAATTGTCGTGGATGTAACGGATGGTTCAACCGGTGGTACGATTGTTCAAACGCCTATTAAGCGTTCCACCAATACGGATGGAACGAAAAGTGATGACGTGCTGCTTACACCTGAAAAGGTAAAGGAATTTGCTGAGGCAAGTACAAATAAAATCGCCCGGATCGTGATTCCGGATGCGAACGATGAAGTGATAGAAACAAACATCAGCATTCCAAAGGATTCCCTCGATAATCTCACACAGGATGATATCTCTGTTCAAATTGATATGAATGATGTCACTATTGATATTCCAGTTTCTTCTTTATCCGGGTTTACAGACGACTTATACTTCCGCGTGGTACCTGTAAAAGAGGAAAACGGTAAAAATGAGATAGAGGATCGGGCCAAACAGGAAGAAATGGTAAAGGAAACAGCTGGTGCTGGTGCAACGATTAAAGTATTGGGCCGTCCAATGACCATTGAAACAAACTTGCAATCTCGGCCGGTCACGCTGACATTGCCGCTCCCACAAGGAATATCCAATGGTCAGCTACAGTCGCTTGCCGTATTTATAGAGCACAGTGATGGCACAAAAGAAGTGATTAAAGGGGCCGTTATTGATCTTCCAGACGGACAGAAGTCAGTCCAATTTGAAGTGAACAAATTTTCTACCTTTACATTATTGACACTTGAGCTTGCTGATGTCCCAGACGAAGGTGAGGAGCCGACAGAACCTGAAAAGCCTGCATCTAATCCTTATATCAAAGGTTTTGAAGACGGCACATTCCGTCCGGAAGCGGCCATTACACGTCAACAAATGGCTGCCATGCTTGCAAGGCAGCTCACGCAAAGTAACGTTCCGGCTGCAAATGTCAGCCCATTTTCAGATCTAAAACGCGCATGGGCAGTTAATGAGATTGAATACGTGCGGGGAGCGGGTATCATGACTGGACACACAGCCAGTGAATTTCGTCCGCACCACTCCATCACACGTGCACAAATGGCCGCTATCGCCACGAGATGGATTGATCAAAAGTGCAGCGGAAGTAACACTTATTCTTTATGTGAAGCCTCAACGGAGACGTATCAATTTACAGATGTTCCGAAAGATCATTGGGCTTCTGAAATGATCGAACAAATCAGTCAGCTTGGCATCATGACAGGATACGAAAACGGGACCTTCCAGCCAAATGCACCACTTACCCGTGCACAGGCAGTCAAAGTGCTCAATCGCATCTTTGAAAGATTGCCTGAGGAAGGGAAAGAGCGTAAGTTTTCTGATGTTCCAGAATGGCATTGGGCGTTTGATGAGATTATGGAAGCTGCTAATTAA